The genomic DNA TTGATAAAGAAACTCTTTTTCTGGCTGATTTTTAGCTAAATTATACTGTAATATCCGGCATGGACTCCCTGAACCTGGTTTTGCTTTTGCACCATCTTGAATCAGTGCATTTTCAGTTGCGGTAAACAATAATTGATTGTTGGGGGAGATGGTAAGACTTTCAAAACCTAAATTATTACGAATACCTTGCGGTTTTTGGGAATCTGGTAAAAATTTGTTGGGTATGGGTAAGGTGTTAATAGCTTTTCCAGAAGCCAGGGCAAATTCTGTAATGAAAGGGTTAATTGATTTCTGTATATCTCCTTCGGAGGAAATAAATAATGTTGAGTTTTTTGTTAAAGCTATGCCTTCTGTGTCACTTTTACCAGGCATGAATTTTTGATTATTTTCGTTTAATAGGGTAGTTACTGCTAAGGGTGTGATGCTATTTTTAGTTAATTTACCTTGGCTGATGTCAATTTTTAGGGTATAAAATCTTGCAGGTGCTTTGTATCCTCTGTCGTCGGAGATAGCATAATAAACATCGTTTTTGGCATCATAGGTAATTCCTGATAATCCTCCCAATTCGGTATTTTTAAAATCAAATCCTGTGGGTAAACTAGCTGCACCAATGAATTCTATATCAGTTACTTTTACTGTGGCAGATGCTAAGTTATTGATAAATAAACTGCTGATAATTATGGTTATTGTTAAGTAAATTATTAGATATTTTTTGGTAATTATTTTAGTGATTTTCATGTATTTTTATAATCTTTTATCTTTTATCTTTTATCTAAAAAATTAACTAGCCAGTCTTTAACTTTGAGCGTGGCACGACAGTCATCTTCGTTATAACGTTGAATGGTGTCTAGGAGGTGACGATCGCCTGTTTCTAACCATTGATCATACCAGTAAATACATTTAGCACCACTGGCTTCTTGATCGCGCCATTCAAATCCTAACCATTTAGCGATCGCTTTGAGTGCATAACTTTCAATTGGTAAAGCTACATTTTGTGTGAGTTTTTCATAAACATCTACAAAGCGATTGAGTATGGGATCAATTAATGTGTAGGGTGTACGGTAAAGTTTTCCTAGTTTTTTAATCGTCTCAACTTCGTAATTACAAAAATGATAAATTGGGGCTTGGGGATATTGATTAACTAATTCTAAAAATTGCTGCCAAATTAATTCTTCTTGTTCTGGTGTTTCTGCTAATAATGAATAAAATTTTTCGGTATTTTCTGGTCTATTAACTACCAAAACTCCCAACAGGTAATTTAAGTTTAAATCTGGTTGTGCCTCAATATCAAAGTACAACTCGATGGCATCTGTGAATGTGACAATTCCTTCGGTTACAGCGTAGGGTAGTATTAAGGGAGTTTTTGTTAATTTTGATTGAGCTTGTACTATGAGTTTAGATGCTACTTCAGAATCAAACCCAATTAAGTTTTCTAAAGTGCTGGGGTGAGTA from Okeanomitos corallinicola TIOX110 includes the following:
- a CDS encoding esterase-like activity of phytase family protein; translation: MKITKIITKKYLIIYLTITIIISSLFINNLASATVKVTDIEFIGAASLPTGFDFKNTELGGLSGITYDAKNDVYYAISDDRGYKAPARFYTLKIDISQGKLTKNSITPLAVTTLLNENNQKFMPGKSDTEGIALTKNSTLFISSEGDIQKSINPFITEFALASGKAINTLPIPNKFLPDSQKPQGIRNNLGFESLTISPNNQLLFTATENALIQDGAKAKPGSGSPCRILQYNLAKNQPEKEFLYQTEPVTPLFNFTGRFDSGLPELIALDNYGNLLSLERSFTGLGFAISLFQVSLENADEIQNINSLATADIQNIQPVTKNRLLDLQTLDVALDNIEGFTLGSKLPNGKTSLILVSDNNFNRLQSTQILAFAIKVESPLTPLMRLLRLLRLSAPQ